The genomic window TGGGCCTCCCCCTTGAGCCCAGCCCTGATCTCTCCcagcaggtgtttttttttttttttttcttttttaaatggaattgtatatttgttttctgttttctctttacaAGTTCCCTGCTAAATTTtaagtcccccaccccaccccattgttttatttcacagtttaaagctggaaaagaattaaaagaaaaatactatctgTTTTTCTTGCAAGTAAATCCacttattatatatttacatttatttatagtctgtggtttttttattaaaaaaaaatcaccacttgtttttcctttttcttttgtaaaaagaaacctttttgCAGTGTCGTTGTTGGACCCGCTGGGCCCCAGGGGGGCTTCAGTGAGTCCAAGGACCCCCAAAGGGTCAATAAGCCCCCTTCCCAGGGGGGCCGGGGGGGCCTATGAGTCTGGGGGTCCACCATCGCCCCAGGGTCATCAGGTGGCCCTGAGGTgagaggtgaggagggagagcTGCTTTATATCCCCCCCGGGGAGTGAGCATCTTCTGCTTAAGGGCAGGAGCGTGGGGTGGTGACCCCAAGAAGCTCACCCTGAGgattccagggttctggcatCTCGCAAGCCTACGGCAAccatcccctctccttcccctccctcaagGCCTAGGAAGTCATCACAGTGGGTTAAGGACCATTAAGGACTGGGAACTTGGGGGCTGGACAGGCCCCAAGTGCACCCCCCTCCAGGCACCTTTCGGACAGGAGGGACCAAGGACTCTGGGGTCACCTGGAGGCCTACAATTGCCCCAACGATGCTGGGTGGAGTCGGCTTGCAAGCCTCGGAGCTTGCCCAGCGTTCCTGGGGCACCCATCCAGAGGCTCCAGGGACCTGGCAGTGACCGAGGGGCTCACCTGGCCCCGGGGCCCCTGAGTATCCACCCCCCACTCGCCCAGGGAGGCAGAGCCCGTTTGGGgttaaagagaacagaaaagtaaCTCGCCcgcataaaaacaaaaaggaacataAACCCCTGATAAGTGCAGAGAACATTCCCCCTTCCTTTTTGCTcttcattttttgctttaatGTTATCTtggttcccttttatttttttcatttaaattggtttttattaaatgttaaaataatggtACATGGGAATTCAtgcattttcttttagatttattttctatttttaatttttttaacctctctcgcttttttttttaagtttgtttttctttccctcggttaatattttttttttcacatttcctgtcgttttgcttctttgttcctcttatagtttgttcttttttttttttttaatttacttgttatgtttttctctttttttgtttttttgtttttttgcttttggaagGTTCCCCCCCTCCAATGGATGGTTGGGTTCccgcccccctacccccgccccccgcccaacCTCGGGGGGCCCACGCGAGAGGGGAGGGCCGCGCGCCCCTCCTGCGGGCGTGCTCCAGGCCCCCCGCGGGCTTCATACGGGGGTGGTCCGGCGGTTGGCTGTGTTGGAGTGGAGagagtctttgttctccttctggATACAGTTGTGGACTTGGAGGAAGCTGTTATCCCTGTCGGAGTTGTAGGTGGCGGTGGGCGTGGTGGCGGCCTTCAGGGGGTCCCTGCTGAGGGTGTACATGGAGATCTCCGTGGACGGCAGGGTGTTGAAGCCCTTGATGCCCACGGGGGAGGCGTCCCTGGAGTGTGAGGGCTCGGTGGAGCGGGAGCTGGAGCGGCTGCGGCGCTGGTAGCGGTAGCGGTAGCTGGGGATGCGGGTGATGGCGGAGGCCTGGAGGTAGTCCGTGGCGCGGGCCGTGGCCCGCAGCTGTTTGTGCCGGTCGATGAACATGTGCACGGCCAGCACCCCGACCATCTCGGCGATGATGAAGGACAGGGCCCCGAAGTAGAAGGACCAGCCGTACGAGTAACTATTCTTTTTGGAGTCGCTCTTGGAGGGGTCCCCGGCATTGGCGGATATGTACACTATGATGCCAATGATGTTACTTAGACCTGCGGGGCACACATGGAGCGAGAGGGtggggccgggggcagggggcggaTCAGAGAGAGGGTTGGTTAGTTCCCGGCACGTGTCAGACCAGGGACAGCCACAGGGGCCTTACTGGCTCTAGGGATTTTGTGGCCAGTGCCGGAGAAGGCTAGTGGCAAGCATGGTCTTAATATTGGATCGTGCTATTGGAGAGAGCCACGGAGGGGAGGGTTGATGGAAGCGAAGCTAGGGGCGGGCTGAGGCGTTCTACCACCACAGTGCGGAGTAACCAGGAGAGCTGCTGTTTATTGAGTGTTTGCTATCTGCCTTCGCTGTGCTGTGTGTGTCTGGGGGGTTGCGAATGAGGAAATGGATcggagagaggttaagtaacttgctctaAAGACTGCACAGAGGTTTGAGCTGGTAGAGCAGGGGCTTGGGACTGGCTCCCGGAGCCAGTTACCTGGATTCAAAGCCTTTGGCAAAGTGACCTGAGTCAGAGTTTGCAGATCTgtaaagttggggggggggcggggaggtgatAGGACTCTCTGGGCCAtgtagaagattaaatgaattagcaCATGTGAAGCTGTTTGGGGCTGAGGTATAGTAAATAGAGCCACGGACTTTTTCTGGCATCCGAAGCAATGTGACTTGTCCTGTAACAGGGCTGAGGCCAGTGGTTTTAGGTATTTGCCtgctccgggggggggggggggggggggcgggacagTGAGGGGACAGGGCAGTGAGGATAGGCCCAGTATTCTGAGAAGGACCTGGGGTTTGGGCGTTTTTCTATAAACTGGAAGGGAGATGGGCCATGGAGCTGAGAGACAGGGTCTGGGGGTGCTCCTAGAGGACTCCGCGGGGGGCTTGGTCATTCCTGTGGGGCAGGAACCCCAGCACGGCCTATGACAGGACCCGTTGCAAGACCTCCCTCCCCCCTGTCTCTGTCAAGTCCTCCCAGCCGCCGAGCACCCACACCTCGGCCTGCTCCCCACAAGCATGCCCGGGCTTTGGCCTGCCCAGCTCAGAGGCCATTACCTGCAGACACGAAGAAGATGCCAGCACTCAGGATGATGTTGTGTCGAGTCTTGTAGAACTCGCTGGCTGCAATGCAGAGCCCACCCATGAAGAGCAGAATCACACTCAGGATCGGGAAAATGCTCGAGGCCCTCACAGCCCCTATGGAACAcggtcaaggagagagagaaccgcACAGCTGTGAGCCAGAGGGACGCATGGGGAAGAGAGTGGCCCATGGGGTGGGGGTTTTGTGGACTCGGGGCCACAGTCAAGTTTgcttagggagggagggaggaggaacaaTCCAGTGCTTACCTCACAGCCCTTCGGGCGCTCCCGTCTACCTACAGGACCAAACACCAGGGCCTCACGAGGCCCACGGGGCCCTATGTGACATGGCTTCGGCCCTTCTCCAGCCTCATGCCTCCTGGTCCTCACTCTTAGTCCCCATGTCCTCTCTGGTCTAGACACAACAAACTTCCCATGTCTTGTCATTGCATGCTTTTGACTTTTGACATATTGACCTTTCTTACTAGAATGATTTTCCTGCTCTTTCTGACTCAGCAGATTTCAATCCACCCATCAAAACTCAACTCAAACTCACCTCCTCTGTGCCTTCCCTGACTTCTTTAAGCAAAAGGACCCAtcccttcctctgtgctggggcccctggggcaGTGTGTTATCGTGGTGAAGGAGCCACACGGCCTGGATCTGAATCTGGCTTTAACATATATTAGCTGTGTAGGGTGGGATGAATtgtctccctgtgcctcagttttcttatctgtaaaatggggatggtctTAGTGCTGAGCCTCCTCAGATtgccatgaggattaaatgaactgATGCTGACAAGGCACTTGGATAAGTTTCTGGGGACATGTAGTAAACGCCGGGTAAAGGATAGTTAGTTAGTATAGGAAAAACTTGTTTCTCTATATGCTTCCGTAAGCCGTGGGGTCCCATGAAGGCGagaactgtttctttctttctttctttctttctttttttttcccccctagttcTCTCTTTTTAATCTCTCTGGCCCCGCAACTCGGGTAGATGCTGGAGACACTGTAGGTCCCCAGTGCAGGCTCATTGAGTGCATATTTGTGGGGAGGAAgtccagacagagaaagaagcagacataTTGCCGAGAAAAGgacaagggaaaaacaaaaagaaaaaaaaaaaaaaaacgccttcAGGATAAGGTGAGAAGGAAGGACCGACAAACAGGCACAAGAAAAGAACACCCTCGGGAACATTTTACTTCTGCGTGTGGGAGgaccaggagggcagagggacgCAGATGGCCGAGggtggaaggggggaggggcaggccaggCCGGCAGGGGGCGGATGTGGGGCGCAGTGTCCCTATGGGGACCCAGAAGCTCCGGGTCCCCCACAAAGTGTCTCTGGAGAGTACAAGAGTCTTTCTCTCCAGATTCAAATAAGGCGGCGctgaccccaggaccttgagtCCCTTTCCTGCGAGCTGTGGGCCAGGCAGGAGGCAGTTGCTGGGAGGGAAAGGAAGTTTTCTTTACATGTTTGGGTTGTTTAAGTGGCTTCTGAGGAGGTTTAGGGCCCCTTGGCTCAAGccccctggggaggggggtggggttggttCGCTGGGGATGTGTTTTGGAGAACTTGAGGAAGTTCTATATAGAACTTGAGGAATTTTTCCAAGAGGATTTTAAGCAGTTCGCTTTGATGTGTCACGTAaaactcctcctctctcttcccccggCACTTCAGGAAGTCTACACCGCTTTCTGATGCTGTGGGGTGAATGGGTTATTTTAGGGGGCTTGAAGAAGGGTGAGCTTGAACTAGGGACTGAAGAATGAAGCGTGCAGGGGACGCAGCTGGGTTACTGGGCCATCGGGCTCCCCTCTCCTTCAGGCAGGGTTGGGCCGCCTCCCCCCAGATCGCCACCTGCAACCCACTTTAAGACAATGGTTGTGTCCCCATCGTGATCCTCCTATACGCATACATGGTGCCTGGACGTGCACACTCCGTACTGTTCGAGTCTTCATCTTCATAAGCACATGGGGATAGGAGAGTTGACTGAAGactcaggagagaagagagaatctttgACAAGCACCTACTCTGTGTCGAGTCCTGAATGAGTACGTAACGTACATtctctaatttaatcctcataccAGCCCTGGggggctgtgtttttttttttagccctaGTTTAC from Mustela lutreola isolate mMusLut2 chromosome 8, mMusLut2.pri, whole genome shotgun sequence includes these protein-coding regions:
- the CACNG2 gene encoding voltage-dependent calcium channel gamma-2 subunit — protein: MGLFDRGVQMLLTTVGAFAAFSLMTIAVGTDYWLYSRGVCKTKSVSENETSKKNEEVMTHSGLWRTCCLEGNFKGLCKQIDHFPEDADYEADTAEYFLRAVRASSIFPILSVILLFMGGLCIAASEFYKTRHNIILSAGIFFVSAGLSNIIGIIVYISANAGDPSKSDSKKNSYSYGWSFYFGALSFIIAEMVGVLAVHMFIDRHKQLRATARATDYLQASAITRIPSYRYRYQRRSRSSSRSTEPSHSRDASPVGIKGFNTLPSTEISMYTLSRDPLKAATTPTATYNSDRDNSFLQVHNCIQKENKDSLHSNTANRRTTPV